From the genome of Desertibacillus haloalkaliphilus, one region includes:
- a CDS encoding YqeG family HAD IIIA-type phosphatase, whose translation MIYFKPDIEIHHFSDLSADVLVKNNIKTIFSDLDSTLAIHDQPGDKELEGWVKMLKENDITLIIASNNNQDRVDAFVKPYNITGFGKCKKPLTSVLEQKMKQLGIQKQTSLFLGDQLLTDVWCGKRLNIKTALVKPLGREHEPWNITLKRQIEKLIRLRW comes from the coding sequence ATGATTTATTTTAAACCAGACATTGAAATTCACCATTTTTCTGATTTATCCGCGGATGTACTCGTAAAGAATAATATCAAAACTATTTTTTCTGATCTTGATAGTACACTCGCTATCCATGACCAACCTGGTGACAAAGAATTAGAAGGATGGGTTAAGATGTTAAAAGAAAATGATATTACCTTAATCATTGCTTCGAACAATAATCAGGACCGCGTCGATGCTTTTGTTAAACCCTATAACATCACTGGGTTTGGAAAATGCAAAAAACCTTTAACATCCGTCCTCGAACAGAAAATGAAACAGCTAGGCATCCAAAAACAAACAAGCCTATTTTTAGGGGATCAACTTCTAACCGATGTTTGGTGCGGAAAACGTCTCAATATAAAAACCGCGTTAGTAAAGCCACTAGGTCGAGAGCACGAACCTTGGAACATCACTTTAAAAAGGCAGATCGAAAAACTGATTCGACTGCGGTGGTGA
- a CDS encoding PQQ-dependent sugar dehydrogenase, whose amino-acid sequence MKEVKVSLRPIVSKINLPTVLKTTILPGDSIERLFIATQVGEIYYIGNGDIRTFLDIRPRVIKLGASGGGYDERGLLGLAFHPEFYLNGLFYLHYSVAGTQGPGALPEFFKPDPCDPRTLNLKWINREIQYDHIDTVEEWILQSNGLPQKRRTLLNLRRPFFNHNGVNSLNFSPETGKLVLTTGDGGSGYDPFNLSQDDMEIAGKIIEIDVVKNSFINNPPIVTRFNELPAPIQEMLTVIAKGVRNIPGISFQRFNNQYIKYAGNVGQDLVESIFSFVHYKPIPVTQLIQASLMYSKPDQEGFINFGWRGWEGCFPTSTIRGCTNNPSLDEISIAYYNESVALSGSRLQPLTSYFHKDTRPNKFGGTALTGIQPYMGNTIPSLTGSVVFTDFVRRDSQPQGRGTLAYTRVRPGGKQNDFSVIQTDYDFGSQSAFYASLGTNLGQSRLYLGVYGSMNVTDFNQGTVFEIVP is encoded by the coding sequence TTGAAAGAAGTTAAGGTTAGTTTACGGCCCATTGTAAGTAAGATAAATTTACCCACTGTTTTGAAAACAACTATACTACCAGGTGACTCAATTGAAAGATTATTTATTGCAACCCAGGTAGGAGAAATTTATTACATTGGAAACGGAGATATAAGGACTTTTTTAGATATTCGCCCACGAGTCATAAAACTAGGTGCTTCCGGTGGCGGATATGATGAACGGGGGTTGCTAGGGCTAGCGTTTCATCCCGAATTTTATTTAAATGGTCTGTTTTATCTTCATTATTCAGTAGCTGGAACACAAGGTCCAGGTGCTCTTCCTGAATTTTTTAAGCCCGATCCGTGTGATCCCAGAACCTTAAACCTAAAATGGATAAATAGAGAAATTCAATATGATCATATAGATACAGTTGAAGAATGGATTTTACAATCGAATGGTCTACCTCAAAAACGGCGGACATTACTTAATTTAAGAAGACCATTTTTTAATCATAATGGTGTCAATAGCTTAAACTTTTCACCTGAAACAGGAAAACTTGTTTTAACAACCGGAGATGGTGGATCAGGCTATGATCCATTTAATTTAAGCCAGGATGATATGGAAATCGCCGGTAAAATAATTGAAATTGATGTAGTTAAGAATTCATTTATCAATAATCCACCCATCGTCACACGTTTTAATGAACTTCCTGCACCTATTCAGGAAATGCTTACAGTAATTGCTAAAGGAGTTCGCAATATACCAGGCATTTCATTTCAAAGGTTTAATAACCAGTATATTAAATATGCGGGAAATGTCGGACAGGATTTGGTGGAGTCGATTTTTTCATTTGTTCATTATAAACCCATACCGGTTACACAGCTTATTCAAGCTTCTTTAATGTATTCTAAGCCTGACCAAGAAGGATTTATTAACTTTGGCTGGCGAGGATGGGAAGGTTGTTTTCCTACTTCGACCATAAGAGGTTGTACTAATAATCCGTCTTTGGATGAGATATCAATTGCTTATTACAATGAATCAGTCGCACTGTCAGGGAGTCGTCTTCAGCCTTTAACTAGCTATTTTCATAAAGATACCCGACCGAATAAGTTTGGAGGAACTGCACTTACAGGAATTCAGCCTTATATGGGGAATACAATTCCTAGTTTAACAGGAAGTGTTGTGTTTACTGATTTTGTCCGGAGGGATTCTCAACCTCAGGGGAGAGGGACTTTAGCTTATACCAGGGTGAGACCAGGTGGCAAACAAAATGACTTTAGTGTGATTCAAACCGATTATGATTTTGGGTCTCAATCAGCTTTTTATGCTAGTTTGGGAACGAATCTGGGGCAATCCAGACTATATTTAGGGGTTTATGGGTCTATGAATGTGACTGATTTTAACCAAGGCACTGTTTTTGAAATAGTTCCATGA
- a CDS encoding squalene/phytoene synthase family protein, giving the protein MNEKTYPKDAMRVLKETSRTFYIPITFLQKELKHTVASAYLVFRAIDEIEDHDEIDNDLKHSVLTQVSELFKQPFDEEKYVQILEPVKDTMPEVTLRLGEWIEACPESTLQFVMDAASEMAFGMAKWANVNWNIQTREDLDDYTYYVAGLVGVLLSELWEFCAGVKTDRDLAIGYGRGLQAVNILRNEQEDLDERGVSFVPDHWSRTELFDYADENLAKADEYMKSLDKRSILLFCRLPLSLAHKTLKAMKDGREKITRAEVEQTVEEIHVD; this is encoded by the coding sequence ATGAATGAAAAGACGTACCCAAAGGATGCTATGCGTGTATTAAAAGAAACGAGCCGTACATTTTATATTCCAATTACTTTTTTGCAAAAGGAATTAAAACATACGGTTGCATCTGCTTATTTAGTATTTCGAGCCATCGATGAAATTGAAGATCACGATGAAATCGATAATGATCTAAAACACTCTGTATTAACACAAGTGAGTGAATTGTTCAAACAGCCCTTTGATGAAGAGAAGTATGTACAGATTCTTGAACCAGTAAAAGATACAATGCCTGAAGTTACACTTCGTTTAGGGGAGTGGATCGAAGCGTGTCCCGAGAGTACTCTACAATTTGTTATGGATGCTGCGAGTGAAATGGCATTTGGTATGGCGAAGTGGGCAAACGTAAACTGGAATATCCAGACACGTGAAGATTTAGATGACTATACATATTACGTTGCAGGACTTGTTGGAGTATTGCTTTCAGAACTATGGGAGTTTTGTGCTGGTGTGAAAACAGACCGAGACCTTGCAATTGGTTATGGACGAGGCCTTCAAGCTGTCAATATTTTACGTAATGAGCAGGAAGATTTAGATGAACGTGGTGTAAGTTTTGTACCTGATCATTGGAGTCGCACAGAATTATTTGATTATGCGGATGAAAACTTAGCAAAAGCGGACGAATATATGAAGTCACTCGATAAGCGAAGTATTTTATTATTCTGCCGTTTACCATTGTCACTCGCACATAAAACCCTAAAAGCGATGAAAGATGGACGTGAAAAAATAACTCGTGCTGAAGTAGAACAAACAGTAGAAGAAATCCATGTAGATTAA